The following are from one region of the Scylla paramamosain isolate STU-SP2022 chromosome 23, ASM3559412v1, whole genome shotgun sequence genome:
- the LOC135112241 gene encoding valine--tRNA ligase-like isoform X1 — MGGRTVIASVLAAMLGVLMMGVLSPNATASIFPAVNTAASSKGAVKVTPGHSHEDCQVRERYSIPFLSILDSSGKVTNIVSEFEGLLRFEARGAVPSALSALRLYRGCHAHPMTVPRCSRTQDVIEPVLRPQWFAWCKELAQEASEAVQSGRLNLVPQLHRRAWHSWLDNITDWCVSQQLWWGHRIPVYHITAADGWEVWVAAAWRRMQGGRLWRRKAHPWPPCPPSRRKMFWTPGSPLACFPLPR; from the exons ATGGGTGGACGGACGGTCATTGCCag CGTGCTGGCGGCCATGCTTGGTGTGCTCATGATGGGTGTGCTCTCCCCTAACGCCACGGCCTCCATCTTCCCCGCCGTTAACACCGCCGCATCCAGCAAAG GTGCAGTAAAGGTCACGCCAGGACACAGCCACGAGGACTGTCAGGTCAGGGAGAGATACAGCATTCCATTCCTCTCCATTCTTGACAGCAGTGGAAAGGTCACCAATATTGTGTCAGAGTTTGAG GGTTTGCTGAGGTTTGAGGCGCGGGGGGCAGTGCCGTCGGCCCTGTCGGCACTGAGGCTGTACAGAGGGTGCCACGCCCACCCCATGACGGTGCCTCGCTGCAGCAGGACGCAGGATGTCATTGAGCCCGTGCTGAGGCCCCAGTG gTTCGCTTGGTGCAAGGAGTTGGCACAGGAGGCGTCCGAGGCTGTGCAGAGCGGCCGTCTGAACCTGGTGCCACAGCTGCACAGGAGGGCTTGGCATAGCTGGCTGGACAACATCACAGACTGGTGTGTCTCCCAGCAGCTCTGGTGGGGCCACAGAATCCCAGTGTACCACATCACTGCAGCAGACGGctgggaggtgtgggtggcggcTGCTTGGAGGAGGATGCAAGGCGGAAGgctgtggagaaggaag GCACACCCTTGGCCTCCATGTCcacccagcaggaggaagatgttCTGGACACCTGGTTCTCCTCTGGCCTGTTTCCCTTTGCCTCGCTGA
- the LOC135112241 gene encoding valine--tRNA ligase-like isoform X3, translated as MGGRTVIASVLAAMLGVLMMGVLSPNATASIFPAVNTAASSKGAVKVTPGHSHEDCQGLLRFEARGAVPSALSALRLYRGCHAHPMTVPRCSRTQDVIEPVLRPQWFAWCKELAQEASEAVQSGRLNLVPQLHRRAWHSWLDNITDWCVSQQLWWGHRIPVYHITAADGWEVWVAAAWRRMQGGRLWRRKAHPWPPCPPSRRKMFWTPGSPLACFPLPR; from the exons ATGGGTGGACGGACGGTCATTGCCag CGTGCTGGCGGCCATGCTTGGTGTGCTCATGATGGGTGTGCTCTCCCCTAACGCCACGGCCTCCATCTTCCCCGCCGTTAACACCGCCGCATCCAGCAAAG GTGCAGTAAAGGTCACGCCAGGACACAGCCACGAGGACTGTCAG GGTTTGCTGAGGTTTGAGGCGCGGGGGGCAGTGCCGTCGGCCCTGTCGGCACTGAGGCTGTACAGAGGGTGCCACGCCCACCCCATGACGGTGCCTCGCTGCAGCAGGACGCAGGATGTCATTGAGCCCGTGCTGAGGCCCCAGTG gTTCGCTTGGTGCAAGGAGTTGGCACAGGAGGCGTCCGAGGCTGTGCAGAGCGGCCGTCTGAACCTGGTGCCACAGCTGCACAGGAGGGCTTGGCATAGCTGGCTGGACAACATCACAGACTGGTGTGTCTCCCAGCAGCTCTGGTGGGGCCACAGAATCCCAGTGTACCACATCACTGCAGCAGACGGctgggaggtgtgggtggcggcTGCTTGGAGGAGGATGCAAGGCGGAAGgctgtggagaaggaag GCACACCCTTGGCCTCCATGTCcacccagcaggaggaagatgttCTGGACACCTGGTTCTCCTCTGGCCTGTTTCCCTTTGCCTCGCTGA
- the LOC135112241 gene encoding valine--tRNA ligase-like isoform X2, which produces MLGVLMMGVLSPNATASIFPAVNTAASSKGAVKVTPGHSHEDCQVRERYSIPFLSILDSSGKVTNIVSEFEGLLRFEARGAVPSALSALRLYRGCHAHPMTVPRCSRTQDVIEPVLRPQWFAWCKELAQEASEAVQSGRLNLVPQLHRRAWHSWLDNITDWCVSQQLWWGHRIPVYHITAADGWEVWVAAAWRRMQGGRLWRRKAHPWPPCPPSRRKMFWTPGSPLACFPLPR; this is translated from the exons ATGCTTGGTGTGCTCATGATGGGTGTGCTCTCCCCTAACGCCACGGCCTCCATCTTCCCCGCCGTTAACACCGCCGCATCCAGCAAAG GTGCAGTAAAGGTCACGCCAGGACACAGCCACGAGGACTGTCAGGTCAGGGAGAGATACAGCATTCCATTCCTCTCCATTCTTGACAGCAGTGGAAAGGTCACCAATATTGTGTCAGAGTTTGAG GGTTTGCTGAGGTTTGAGGCGCGGGGGGCAGTGCCGTCGGCCCTGTCGGCACTGAGGCTGTACAGAGGGTGCCACGCCCACCCCATGACGGTGCCTCGCTGCAGCAGGACGCAGGATGTCATTGAGCCCGTGCTGAGGCCCCAGTG gTTCGCTTGGTGCAAGGAGTTGGCACAGGAGGCGTCCGAGGCTGTGCAGAGCGGCCGTCTGAACCTGGTGCCACAGCTGCACAGGAGGGCTTGGCATAGCTGGCTGGACAACATCACAGACTGGTGTGTCTCCCAGCAGCTCTGGTGGGGCCACAGAATCCCAGTGTACCACATCACTGCAGCAGACGGctgggaggtgtgggtggcggcTGCTTGGAGGAGGATGCAAGGCGGAAGgctgtggagaaggaag GCACACCCTTGGCCTCCATGTCcacccagcaggaggaagatgttCTGGACACCTGGTTCTCCTCTGGCCTGTTTCCCTTTGCCTCGCTGA